The following are from one region of the Mesorhizobium sp. B2-8-5 genome:
- a CDS encoding multidrug effflux MFS transporter codes for MPRWEFIALCAALMALNSLAIDIMLPALQQIGASLGVESENLRQYVITAYMLGFGGGQLLFGPISDRFGRRAPLVLGLVVYVVAAAAAAIAPSFTLLLTWRLIQGIGAAATRVIAVSIVRDTFEGRRMAEVMSLIFMVFMAIPVIAPGIGQFVMLFASWHWIFVTMAIGALIVSTWALLRLPETLHPEYRRPLTVSSVVSGFRIVLTNRLTLCYAFASTFIFAAMFGFISSAQQIYIDIFHVGELFPLIFAGVAGVLAFSNYLNSRLVGQIGMRRLSQGALLIFLCISLAWLVVSLEIQMPLWLFVTFFAGAMLPFGGLGANFNALAMEPLGELAGTAASILGFMQTFLGALIGAAIGQAYNGTVTPLAAGFCSVSVAALLMILIAERGRMFQPHNPPVSGHVTDLH; via the coding sequence ATTCCGCGCTGGGAATTCATCGCGCTCTGCGCCGCGCTCATGGCGCTCAACTCCTTGGCCATCGACATCATGTTGCCGGCGCTGCAGCAGATCGGCGCCTCGCTCGGCGTCGAGAGCGAGAACCTCCGCCAATATGTCATCACCGCCTATATGCTCGGCTTCGGCGGCGGGCAGCTTTTGTTCGGGCCTATTTCGGATCGCTTCGGGCGCCGGGCGCCACTGGTCCTTGGCCTGGTCGTCTATGTCGTGGCTGCGGCCGCCGCCGCCATAGCTCCCAGTTTCACCCTGTTGCTGACCTGGCGTCTCATACAGGGCATCGGCGCGGCCGCGACCCGCGTCATCGCCGTCTCGATCGTGCGCGACACGTTCGAAGGCCGGCGCATGGCCGAGGTGATGTCGCTGATCTTCATGGTGTTCATGGCCATCCCTGTCATCGCGCCCGGCATCGGCCAGTTCGTCATGCTGTTCGCCAGTTGGCACTGGATTTTCGTGACCATGGCTATCGGCGCGCTGATCGTTTCGACCTGGGCTCTGCTGCGCCTGCCGGAGACGCTGCATCCGGAATATCGCCGGCCGCTGACGGTAAGCTCCGTCGTCAGCGGCTTCCGCATCGTGCTCACCAACCGGCTCACGCTTTGCTACGCTTTCGCCAGCACGTTCATTTTCGCCGCCATGTTCGGCTTCATCAGTTCGGCGCAGCAGATCTACATCGACATCTTTCATGTCGGCGAATTGTTCCCGCTGATCTTTGCCGGCGTCGCCGGCGTGCTTGCCTTCTCCAACTATCTCAATTCTCGGTTGGTCGGACAGATTGGCATGCGCCGCCTGTCGCAAGGCGCGCTGCTCATCTTCCTGTGCATCAGCCTTGCCTGGCTGGTGGTCTCGCTGGAGATACAGATGCCGCTCTGGCTCTTCGTCACCTTCTTTGCCGGGGCGATGCTGCCATTCGGCGGACTGGGCGCGAATTTCAACGCTTTGGCCATGGAGCCGCTCGGCGAGCTCGCCGGCACGGCGGCATCCATCCTGGGCTTCATGCAGACCTTCCTCGGTGCCCTCATCGGCGCGGCGATCGGCCAGGCCTATAACGGCACGGTCACGCCTCTGGCCGCCGGCTTCTGCAGCGTCTCGGTCGCGGCTTTGCTGATGATCCTGATCGCCGAGCG
- the grxD gene encoding Grx4 family monothiol glutaredoxin, producing the protein MTGINDYIDNEVKSNDVVLFMKGTPGFPQCGFSGQVVQILDYIGADYKGVNVLDSAELRQGIKDYSNWPTIPQLYVKGEFVGGCDIVREMFQAGELQDFLIEKGVSVKGAA; encoded by the coding sequence ATGACCGGCATCAACGACTACATCGACAATGAAGTGAAGAGCAACGACGTCGTACTCTTCATGAAGGGCACGCCCGGCTTCCCGCAATGCGGCTTCTCCGGCCAGGTGGTGCAGATCCTCGATTACATCGGGGCCGACTACAAAGGCGTCAACGTGCTCGACTCGGCCGAACTGCGCCAGGGCATCAAGGACTATTCCAACTGGCCGACCATCCCGCAGCTCTATGTGAAGGGCGAATTCGTCGGCGGCTGCGACATCGTGCGCGAAATGTTCCAGGCCGGCGAGTTGCAGGACTTCCTGATCGAAAAGGGCGTCAGCGTCAAAGGCGCCGCCTGA
- a CDS encoding BolA/IbaG family iron-sulfur metabolism protein — translation MAMDAHDIEKLIKEGIPDAKVTIRDLAGDGDHYAAEVVAESFRGKSRVQQHQMVYNALKGNMGGLLHALALQTSIPD, via the coding sequence ATGGCAATGGATGCTCACGACATCGAAAAATTGATCAAGGAAGGCATTCCGGACGCCAAGGTGACGATCCGCGACCTGGCCGGCGACGGCGATCATTATGCGGCCGAGGTCGTGGCCGAGAGCTTCCGGGGCAAAAGCCGTGTGCAGCAGCATCAGATGGTCTACAACGCGCTGAAGGGCAATATGGGCGGCCTGCTGCACGCGCTGGCGCTGCAGACCAGCATTCCCGACTGA
- the purL gene encoding phosphoribosylformylglycinamidine synthase subunit PurL, giving the protein MTISNSVPITPELVAAHGLKPDEYQRILDLVGREPSFTELGIFSAMWNEHCSYKSSKKWLRTLPTSGPRVIQGPGENAGVVDIGDGDCVVFKMESHNHPSYIEPYQGAATGVGGILRDVFTMGARPVAAMNALRFGAPDHPKTRHLVAGVVSGVGGYGNSFGVPTVGGEVNFDARYNGNILVNAFAAGLAKTNAIFLSQAKGVGLPVVYLGAKTGRDGVGGATMASAEFDDKIEEKRPTVQVGDPFTEKCLLEACLELMASGAVIAIQDMGAAGLTCSAVEMGAKGDLGIELDLDKVPVREERMSAYEMMLSESQERMLMVLRPEKEEEAEAIFRKWGLDFAIVGKTTDDLRFRVIHQGDEVANLPIKDLGDQAPEYDRPWVEPKKPAPLAANDAPKADVADALLKMLGGPDLSSRRWVWEQYDTLIQGNSLQLPGGDAGVVRVEGHPTKALAFSSDVTPRYCEADPYEGGKQAVAECWRNLTATGALPLAATDNLNFGNPERPEIMGQFVGAVKGIGDACRALGFPIVSGNVSLYNETNGRGILPTPTIGGVGLIADWSKMARIGFAAEGQMIVLVGAPATWGSHLGQSVYMRDIHGRGDGSPPPVDLDHEKRVGDHVRALIASGIVTSAHDVSDGGLAIALAEMAMASGIGATVPGLTGTDPIPVWFGEDQGRYLLTLSIDPQSGEWDRIREEQGMLGIFAPWIGTTGGRELKLGEARPIPVSELTAAHEGWFPRFMDQAS; this is encoded by the coding sequence ATGACCATTTCCAATTCCGTGCCGATCACCCCCGAGCTCGTCGCCGCGCATGGGCTGAAGCCCGACGAATACCAGCGCATCCTCGATCTGGTCGGCCGCGAACCAAGCTTCACCGAGCTCGGCATCTTCTCTGCGATGTGGAACGAGCACTGCTCCTACAAATCCTCGAAGAAATGGCTGCGCACGCTGCCGACCAGCGGCCCGCGGGTCATCCAGGGTCCGGGCGAGAATGCCGGCGTGGTCGACATCGGCGACGGCGACTGCGTGGTCTTCAAGATGGAGAGCCACAACCACCCGTCCTACATCGAACCTTATCAGGGTGCGGCGACCGGCGTCGGCGGCATATTGCGCGACGTCTTCACCATGGGCGCCAGGCCGGTGGCGGCCATGAACGCGCTGCGCTTCGGCGCGCCGGATCATCCGAAAACCCGGCATCTCGTTGCCGGCGTGGTTTCGGGCGTCGGCGGCTACGGCAATTCCTTCGGCGTGCCGACCGTCGGCGGCGAGGTCAATTTCGATGCCCGCTACAACGGCAACATCCTGGTCAACGCCTTCGCGGCGGGCCTCGCCAAGACCAACGCCATCTTCCTGTCACAGGCCAAGGGCGTCGGCCTCCCGGTCGTCTATCTCGGCGCCAAGACCGGCCGCGACGGCGTCGGCGGCGCCACCATGGCCTCGGCCGAATTCGACGACAAGATCGAGGAGAAGCGTCCGACCGTGCAGGTCGGCGATCCCTTCACCGAAAAATGCCTGCTGGAAGCCTGCCTCGAGCTGATGGCGTCGGGCGCCGTCATCGCCATTCAGGACATGGGCGCGGCCGGCCTCACCTGCTCGGCGGTCGAGATGGGCGCCAAGGGCGACCTCGGCATCGAGCTCGACCTCGACAAGGTGCCGGTGCGCGAGGAGCGCATGAGCGCCTATGAGATGATGCTGTCTGAAAGCCAGGAGCGCATGCTGATGGTGCTGCGCCCCGAGAAGGAGGAAGAAGCCGAGGCGATCTTCCGCAAATGGGGGCTCGACTTCGCCATCGTCGGCAAGACCACCGACGATCTGCGTTTCCGCGTCATCCATCAGGGCGACGAGGTCGCCAACCTGCCGATCAAGGACCTGGGCGACCAGGCACCGGAATATGACCGCCCCTGGGTCGAGCCGAAGAAGCCGGCGCCGCTCGCCGCGAACGATGCGCCGAAGGCCGATGTCGCCGACGCGCTGCTGAAAATGCTGGGCGGGCCGGATCTCTCTTCGCGCCGCTGGGTGTGGGAGCAGTACGACACGCTGATCCAGGGCAATTCGCTGCAGCTTCCGGGCGGCGACGCCGGCGTCGTGCGCGTCGAGGGTCATCCGACCAAGGCGCTGGCCTTCTCCTCAGACGTCACGCCGCGCTACTGCGAGGCCGACCCGTACGAAGGCGGCAAGCAGGCCGTGGCCGAATGCTGGCGCAACCTGACCGCCACCGGCGCCCTGCCGCTTGCGGCCACCGACAACCTCAATTTCGGCAATCCGGAGCGGCCCGAGATCATGGGCCAGTTCGTCGGCGCGGTTAAGGGCATCGGCGATGCCTGCCGCGCTCTCGGTTTCCCGATCGTCTCCGGCAATGTCTCGCTCTACAACGAAACCAACGGCCGCGGCATCCTGCCGACACCGACCATCGGCGGCGTCGGGCTGATTGCCGACTGGTCGAAGATGGCGCGTATCGGTTTTGCCGCCGAAGGCCAGATGATCGTGCTGGTCGGCGCGCCCGCCACATGGGGCAGCCATCTCGGCCAGTCCGTCTATATGCGTGACATCCACGGTCGAGGCGACGGCTCGCCGCCGCCGGTCGACCTCGATCATGAGAAGCGGGTTGGCGACCATGTGCGCGCGCTGATCGCGTCCGGCATCGTGACATCGGCGCACGACGTCTCCGACGGCGGCCTTGCGATAGCGCTCGCCGAAATGGCGATGGCCTCCGGCATTGGCGCCACCGTTCCGGGGCTTACCGGCACCGATCCGATCCCGGTCTGGTTCGGCGAGGACCAGGGGCGCTACCTGCTGACGCTGTCGATCGACCCGCAAAGCGGCGAATGGGACAGGATCCGCGAAGAGCAGGGCATGCTCGGCATCTTCGCGCCCTGGATCGGCACCACCGGCGGACGTGAATTGAAGCTCGGCGAGGCCCGACCGATCCCCGTCAGCGAGCTGACCGCCGCCCATGAGGGCTGGTTCCCGCGCTTCATGGATCAGGCCAGTTGA
- a CDS encoding PLP-dependent aminotransferase family protein translates to MTNWLPDLSSGSGPLYQRLADSIESDIDKGVIDAGAKLPPQRDLAYDIGTTVGTIGRAYQLLRERGLVSGEVGRGTYVLGQRTETPKPDVEPSLQGTRFIDAPSGKLRFDSTAAPDVGQGAVIADLLARTAQEHPHDISSYTRDFPERWYEAGSRWLARNAFRPSPDSIVPTLGTHAAVMAAIAALTMPGDYVVFEHLTYSQIARSAGLIGRRIALVASDDEGIDPEDFERVCAQKHPKMIFLMPTAQNPTLAILPASRREAIARIAREYNVVLIEDDLYGGLTGDPTPLMAEYAPERTIVAGGLSKSVAAGLRGGWLSCPPAYRHRIRVAHKMMTGGMPFLLAEVNARLVLSGQAGDIRRRSIAEFGARIAIVRETLAGFAFRSHDKVPFVWLTLPDPWLSGTFKKACLEHGLLIDDEDEFKAGRSEQVFHGVRFGISQPRRREDVAGGVAVIRRLLDEGRAGYDSFS, encoded by the coding sequence ATGACAAATTGGCTCCCCGATCTTTCCTCTGGCTCCGGTCCGCTCTATCAGCGTCTTGCTGACAGCATTGAGTCAGATATCGACAAGGGCGTCATCGATGCCGGTGCAAAACTACCACCGCAGCGCGACCTCGCCTATGACATCGGCACGACGGTCGGCACCATCGGCAGGGCCTATCAACTGCTGCGCGAGCGCGGTCTGGTGAGCGGCGAGGTTGGTCGCGGCACCTATGTGCTCGGCCAGCGGACGGAGACCCCGAAACCCGATGTCGAACCAAGCTTGCAAGGCACGCGCTTCATCGACGCGCCGAGCGGCAAGCTGCGTTTCGACAGCACCGCCGCGCCCGATGTCGGCCAAGGCGCGGTGATTGCCGACCTGCTGGCGCGCACGGCGCAGGAGCATCCGCACGACATTTCGAGCTATACGCGGGATTTTCCCGAACGCTGGTACGAAGCCGGAAGCCGCTGGCTGGCACGCAATGCCTTCCGCCCCTCGCCCGATTCGATCGTGCCGACGCTGGGCACCCACGCCGCGGTCATGGCGGCGATCGCGGCGCTGACCATGCCCGGCGACTATGTCGTCTTCGAGCACCTCACCTATTCGCAGATCGCGCGCAGCGCGGGGCTGATCGGGCGCCGCATCGCGCTGGTGGCATCGGATGACGAAGGCATCGATCCCGAGGATTTCGAGCGGGTCTGCGCGCAAAAGCACCCGAAAATGATCTTTCTGATGCCGACGGCGCAGAACCCGACGCTGGCCATCTTGCCGGCGTCGCGCCGCGAGGCGATCGCGCGGATCGCGCGTGAGTACAATGTCGTCCTCATAGAAGACGATCTTTACGGCGGCTTAACCGGAGACCCGACGCCGCTGATGGCCGAATACGCGCCTGAGCGCACCATCGTCGCCGGCGGCCTGTCGAAATCCGTGGCTGCCGGCCTTCGCGGCGGCTGGCTGTCGTGCCCGCCTGCCTATCGCCATCGCATCCGCGTCGCCCACAAGATGATGACCGGCGGCATGCCCTTCCTGCTGGCCGAGGTGAATGCGCGGCTGGTGCTGTCCGGCCAGGCTGGCGACATCCGCCGGCGCAGCATCGCCGAATTCGGCGCTCGCATCGCGATCGTGCGCGAGACCTTGGCCGGCTTCGCCTTCAGGTCGCACGACAAAGTGCCCTTCGTCTGGCTCACCTTGCCCGACCCATGGCTGTCCGGCACCTTCAAGAAAGCCTGTCTCGAACATGGCCTGCTCATCGACGACGAGGACGAATTCAAGGCCGGCCGTTCCGAGCAGGTCTTCCACGGCGTGCGCTTCGGTATTTCGCAGCCGAGGCGGCGCGAGGATGTCGCCGGCGGCGTCGCCGTCATCCGCCGCCTGCTCGACGAAGGCCGCGCCGGCTACGACAGTTTTTCCTGA
- a CDS encoding DUF1127 domain-containing protein — MDTTETIRHARPAVGAQSEPLAHRGFVGRLVVVLRSIARQIDRMLERRRGRLALLEMTDEQLKDIGVSRCDAHREGIRAFWE, encoded by the coding sequence ATGGATACAACCGAGACAATTCGCCACGCTCGCCCGGCCGTTGGCGCGCAGTCCGAGCCCTTGGCCCATCGCGGCTTCGTCGGTCGCCTGGTGGTTGTGCTCCGTTCCATCGCGAGGCAGATCGATCGCATGCTCGAACGTCGGCGCGGCCGCCTTGCGCTGCTGGAGATGACGGACGAGCAGCTCAAGGATATCGGCGTCTCGCGCTGCGACGCCCATCGCGAAGGCATCCGGGCGTTCTGGGAGTAA
- a CDS encoding Pr6Pr family membrane protein — MGRFLQIAGLVVGLIALVLQFAITLPASMAAGRGLLGSIVFYFSFFTILTNIAAVMVHASLLSPAGYAWFPAFAGQRMRAGVAVAITLVFIVYATVLARLWQPQGLFLLCDVLLHYVTPVMFVLWWLVAGADGRRQWSDIAWWMIYPVAYLAYALIRAPFAGEIPYPFLDVAKNGAASVAVSALAVTALFVGLSVLAVLVDHGIGRLRGKPAARVQSSRR, encoded by the coding sequence ATGGGCCGGTTCCTGCAGATCGCGGGGCTGGTTGTCGGGCTGATTGCGCTTGTCCTGCAATTCGCCATCACCTTGCCGGCATCCATGGCCGCAGGCCGTGGCTTGCTCGGCTCGATCGTCTTCTATTTCAGCTTCTTCACCATCCTGACCAACATCGCGGCGGTGATGGTGCACGCTTCGCTGCTGTCACCCGCCGGCTATGCCTGGTTCCCGGCCTTTGCCGGGCAGCGGATGCGGGCCGGCGTGGCGGTGGCCATAACTCTGGTTTTCATCGTCTACGCCACGGTTCTGGCGAGGCTCTGGCAGCCGCAGGGTTTGTTCCTGCTCTGCGACGTCCTTTTGCACTATGTGACGCCGGTGATGTTCGTGCTGTGGTGGCTGGTGGCGGGCGCCGATGGCAGGCGGCAGTGGAGCGACATCGCCTGGTGGATGATCTACCCAGTTGCCTATCTCGCCTACGCGCTGATACGCGCGCCCTTCGCCGGCGAAATACCTTACCCGTTCCTCGACGTCGCCAAGAACGGCGCGGCCAGCGTCGCGGTTTCAGCGCTGGCCGTCACCGCCCTTTTCGTCGGGCTGAGCGTACTCGCCGTGCTTGTCGATCACGGCATCGGCCGGTTGCGGGGAAAGCCCGCAGCCCGGGTTCAATCGAGCCGCCGCTAG
- the purQ gene encoding phosphoribosylformylglycinamidine synthase subunit PurQ, whose protein sequence is MKSAVVLLPGLNRDRDMIAALTKISGQAPATVWQTDTEIPDVDLIAIPGGFSFGDYLRCGAIAARMPVMRAVAEKAAKGVTVVGVCNGFQILVEAGLLPGALMRNASLKFVCRQVKLEIANANTMFTRGYQPGQVIRSPVAHHDGNYFADAETLARLEGEGQVVFRYAEGTNPNGSINDIAGIVNDKGNVLGLMPHPENLIEAAHGGNDGRALFESALGIAA, encoded by the coding sequence ATGAAATCAGCCGTCGTCCTCCTGCCTGGCCTCAACCGCGACCGCGACATGATCGCGGCGCTGACCAAGATTTCCGGCCAGGCGCCGGCGACCGTCTGGCAGACCGACACGGAAATCCCCGATGTCGATCTGATCGCCATCCCCGGCGGCTTCTCCTTCGGTGACTATCTGCGCTGCGGCGCGATCGCGGCGCGCATGCCGGTGATGCGTGCGGTCGCCGAAAAGGCCGCCAAGGGCGTGACCGTCGTCGGTGTCTGCAACGGCTTCCAGATTCTGGTCGAGGCGGGATTGCTGCCCGGCGCGCTGATGCGCAACGCCTCGCTGAAATTCGTCTGCCGGCAGGTGAAGCTTGAGATCGCCAACGCCAACACCATGTTCACGCGCGGCTATCAGCCCGGACAGGTGATCCGCTCGCCGGTCGCGCATCACGACGGCAATTACTTCGCCGATGCCGAGACGCTGGCCCGCCTCGAAGGCGAAGGCCAGGTGGTGTTCCGCTATGCCGAAGGCACCAATCCCAATGGCTCGATCAACGACATCGCCGGCATCGTCAACGACAAGGGCAACGTGCTCGGCCTGATGCCGCATCCCGAAAACCTGATCGAGGCGGCGCATGGCGGCAATGACGGACGGGCGCTGTTCGAGAGCGCGCTCGGCATCGCGGCTTGA
- the purS gene encoding phosphoribosylformylglycinamidine synthase subunit PurS, with translation MKARITVTLKNGVLDPQGKAIEHALSGLGFDGVGQVRQGKVFDIELTGTDKAKAEADLKAMCDKLLANTVIENYAVEIA, from the coding sequence ATGAAAGCCCGTATCACCGTGACCCTCAAGAACGGCGTCCTCGACCCGCAGGGCAAGGCGATCGAGCACGCGCTCTCCGGGCTTGGCTTCGACGGCGTCGGCCAGGTGCGCCAGGGCAAGGTGTTCGACATCGAGCTCACCGGAACCGACAAGGCCAAGGCCGAAGCCGATCTCAAGGCCATGTGCGACAAGCTTCTGGCGAACACGGTGATCGAGAATTACGCGGTGGAGATTGCCTGA
- the purC gene encoding phosphoribosylaminoimidazolesuccinocarboxamide synthase yields MKNRRRIYEGKAKILYEGPEPGTLIQFFKDDATAFNKKKHEVVDGKGVLNNRISEHIFNHLNRMGIPTHFIRRLNMREQLIKEVEIIPLEVVVRNVAAGSLSKRLGIEEGTVLPRSIIEFYYKADALDDPMVSEEHITAFGWASPQEIDDIMALAIRVNDFLSGLFLGVGIQLVDFKIECGRLFEGDMMRIVVADEISPDSCRLWDVATQDKLDKDRFRRDMGGLVEAYQEVARRLGIINENEPPRPTGPVLVASSEAPKGLKH; encoded by the coding sequence ATGAAAAATCGCCGCCGCATCTACGAAGGCAAGGCCAAGATCCTCTATGAGGGACCTGAGCCGGGGACGCTGATCCAGTTTTTCAAGGACGATGCCACCGCCTTCAACAAGAAGAAGCATGAGGTGGTCGATGGCAAGGGCGTGCTCAACAACCGCATTTCCGAGCACATCTTCAACCACTTGAACCGGATGGGCATCCCGACCCATTTCATCCGCCGGCTCAACATGCGCGAGCAGCTGATCAAGGAAGTCGAGATCATTCCGCTCGAGGTCGTGGTGCGCAACGTCGCCGCCGGCTCGCTGTCCAAGCGTCTCGGCATCGAGGAAGGCACGGTGCTGCCGCGCTCGATCATCGAATTCTACTACAAGGCCGACGCGCTCGACGACCCGATGGTGTCGGAAGAGCACATCACCGCCTTCGGCTGGGCAAGCCCGCAGGAAATCGACGACATCATGGCCTTGGCCATCCGCGTCAACGACTTTCTCTCCGGCCTGTTCCTCGGCGTCGGCATCCAGCTCGTCGACTTCAAGATCGAATGCGGCCGACTGTTCGAGGGCGACATGATGCGCATCGTCGTCGCCGACGAGATCTCGCCGGATTCCTGCCGGCTATGGGACGTCGCCACACAGGACAAGCTCGACAAGGACCGTTTCCGCCGCGACATGGGCGGCCTAGTCGAAGCCTATCAGGAAGTTGCCCGCCGTCTCGGCATCATCAACGAGAACGAGCCGCCGCGCCCGACGGGTCCCGTGCTCGTCGCTTCCTCCGAGGCGCCCAAGGGCCTGAAGCACTAA
- a CDS encoding DUF1476 domain-containing protein, which yields MSSMKDREEGFERKFAFDEELRFKAAARRNKALGLWAAEKLGKSGADAEAYAKEVVVSDIEEAGDHDVFRKIRKDFDAAGVAQSDHQIRRTMDELMAQAIEQIKNS from the coding sequence ATGAGCAGCATGAAAGACCGCGAAGAGGGCTTCGAGCGCAAATTCGCCTTCGACGAGGAACTTCGCTTCAAGGCCGCGGCGCGCCGCAACAAGGCGCTGGGGCTGTGGGCAGCCGAGAAACTCGGCAAATCCGGCGCCGATGCCGAAGCCTATGCCAAGGAAGTGGTGGTCTCCGATATCGAGGAAGCGGGCGACCATGATGTCTTCCGCAAGATCCGCAAGGATTTCGATGCCGCCGGCGTCGCTCAGTCCGACCACCAGATCCGCCGCACCATGGACGAGCTGATGGCGCAGGCGATCGAGCAGATCAAGAACAGCTGA
- a CDS encoding HpcH/HpaI aldolase family protein, whose protein sequence is MSLKSRLAADETLFTAWSGVPDALTVEIIAKQGFDAVTLDMQHGGHHEDSVLRGLVPVLAANKPALVRIPVGRFDMASRALDFGAEAVIAPMVNSVADARQFAAAMKYPPLGERSWGPTYAFPRHGKGDHAEWLRDTNQRTMAFAMVETRAALEALDGILDTPGIDGIFVGPSDFSIAWSNGATVSSTLESMMETVASIAERTRKAGKHAAIYVIEPAIAGRVVSMGFRLLAMGSDHTLISLGAKTLLKSMRDSIGS, encoded by the coding sequence ATGTCGCTCAAGTCCCGCCTGGCCGCCGACGAAACGCTGTTCACCGCATGGTCGGGCGTGCCGGATGCGCTGACGGTCGAGATCATCGCCAAGCAGGGTTTCGATGCGGTCACCCTCGACATGCAGCATGGCGGCCATCACGAGGACAGCGTGCTGCGCGGCCTGGTGCCGGTGCTGGCCGCCAACAAGCCGGCGCTGGTGCGCATTCCGGTCGGGCGCTTCGACATGGCGAGCCGCGCGCTCGATTTCGGGGCCGAGGCGGTGATCGCGCCGATGGTGAACTCCGTGGCCGATGCAAGGCAGTTCGCCGCCGCGATGAAATACCCGCCGCTGGGCGAGCGTTCCTGGGGGCCGACCTATGCCTTCCCGCGCCACGGCAAGGGCGACCATGCCGAATGGCTGCGCGATACGAACCAGCGCACCATGGCTTTCGCGATGGTCGAAACGCGGGCGGCCCTCGAGGCGCTGGACGGTATTCTGGATACGCCCGGCATCGACGGCATCTTCGTCGGCCCGTCGGATTTCTCGATCGCCTGGTCGAACGGCGCCACCGTCAGTTCGACGCTGGAAAGCATGATGGAGACGGTCGCGTCGATCGCCGAGCGGACACGCAAGGCCGGCAAGCATGCCGCGATCTATGTCATCGAACCGGCGATCGCCGGGCGCGTCGTTTCGATGGGCTTCCGGCTGCTCGCCATGGGCTCGGACCACACGCTGATTTCACTCGGCGCGAAGACGCTGCTGAAGAGCATGCGGGATTCGATCGGCTCCTAG
- a CDS encoding RBBP9/YdeN family alpha/beta hydrolase has product MKVKDADILIVPGYTNSGPEHWQTRWQSKLSTARRVEQAEWTKPVREDWTASVANAVNEAERPVVLVAHSLGVAAAVQAISQFKKPVAGAFFVALPDVSNPEIRPKHLMTFGPYSRDPLPFPSIVIASRNDPFCAFEVAEDIAAAWGSLFIDAGEAGHLNHDAGFGPWPEGSMTFAKFLTELKEP; this is encoded by the coding sequence ATGAAAGTCAAAGACGCAGATATTCTGATCGTGCCGGGCTACACCAATTCCGGTCCCGAGCATTGGCAGACCCGCTGGCAGTCGAAACTGTCGACGGCGCGCCGTGTCGAGCAGGCGGAATGGACCAAGCCCGTGCGCGAGGACTGGACGGCGAGCGTGGCGAACGCCGTCAACGAGGCCGAGCGGCCGGTGGTTCTCGTAGCGCACTCGCTTGGCGTCGCGGCCGCGGTGCAGGCCATCTCGCAATTCAAGAAGCCGGTCGCGGGCGCCTTCTTCGTCGCGCTGCCGGATGTCTCCAATCCGGAAATCAGGCCGAAACATCTGATGACCTTTGGCCCTTATTCGCGCGATCCGCTGCCCTTTCCGTCCATCGTGATCGCCAGCCGCAACGATCCGTTCTGCGCTTTCGAGGTCGCCGAGGACATTGCCGCCGCCTGGGGATCGCTCTTCATCGACGCCGGTGAGGCCGGCCATCTCAACCACGACGCGGGCTTCGGCCCCTGGCCCGAGGGTTCGATGACTTTCGCCAAGTTTCTGACGGAACTGAAAGAACCCTAA